A genome region from Chlorobaculum tepidum TLS includes the following:
- a CDS encoding ABC transporter ATP-binding protein produces MKILLRILRYLAPSKGKIALVIVVSMLTSLFSVVSIYSILPLLNEVFSTNQTALKAEPATTTHPTLALQKTRPPQPDQRLSTTDATGKNPGDKTLKSKAIQLKTWALEKFQAMFNAPTKEETLLKICLFLISAFALKNLFIYLNKQIIFRIQTKTAKKLRDDVFSSIIEMQLDYFNKNRVGNLMNYVYNDVENVNNSISATFVNFLQNPFSIIVFLAVLLTLSWQLTLFSAVTSIFILVFVRMIGKKIRGLARRYQVNMGNMNSVLQEKFNGIKIIKSTAFEEVEFNKFKAFTKEFRTLGIRISQLKNMIGPLNETLMIAAIAMVLWFGGLQVFNGMMTANELLLFAFTLYSTMGPIKQLGDANTAIEAGLVSVERLFEVLDAEPEIVNGNRSISTFNEAIRFEDVCFKYNKEDPNAPNILDHVSFEIKKGEMVALVGQSGSGKSTAVDLLMRFYDVDSGRITIDNIDIREFDYKQLRKMIGVVSQEVILFNDTIEQNIAYGVHEEIEHDQIEKAAKLANAHQFIMEKPEQYDTMIGDRGIQLSGGQRQRIAIARAMVKNPELLIFDEATSALDNESEKVVQDAIDHAMENRTALVVAHRLSTIKNADKIIVMERGKVVEAGNHAALLEKNGVYKMLYDIQFTGQAANRQQTT; encoded by the coding sequence ATGAAGATACTGCTGAGAATACTTCGCTACCTAGCTCCATCGAAAGGGAAAATCGCTCTGGTCATTGTTGTGAGCATGCTTACCTCACTTTTCAGCGTCGTGTCGATCTATTCGATTCTTCCGCTGCTCAACGAGGTTTTTTCCACCAACCAAACGGCCCTCAAAGCCGAACCAGCTACCACCACCCATCCAACGTTGGCCCTGCAAAAAACGAGGCCGCCCCAACCGGATCAGCGTTTATCGACAACAGATGCGACAGGCAAAAACCCCGGGGACAAAACACTCAAAAGCAAAGCCATTCAGCTGAAAACCTGGGCTCTCGAAAAGTTCCAGGCAATGTTCAACGCTCCCACCAAAGAAGAGACGCTCCTAAAAATCTGCCTGTTCCTGATCTCGGCATTCGCCCTCAAAAACCTGTTCATCTATCTAAACAAGCAGATCATTTTCCGCATCCAGACCAAAACTGCCAAGAAACTCCGTGACGACGTCTTCAGCAGTATCATCGAAATGCAGCTCGACTACTTCAACAAGAACCGGGTCGGCAACCTGATGAACTACGTCTATAACGACGTCGAAAACGTCAACAACAGCATCAGCGCGACCTTCGTCAACTTCCTGCAAAACCCTTTTTCCATCATCGTCTTTCTTGCCGTGCTGCTCACGCTGAGCTGGCAATTGACCCTTTTTTCAGCAGTCACGTCGATCTTTATCCTTGTGTTCGTCCGCATGATCGGCAAGAAAATCAGGGGCCTGGCGCGCCGTTACCAGGTAAACATGGGCAACATGAACTCTGTATTGCAGGAAAAATTCAACGGCATCAAGATCATCAAATCCACGGCATTCGAAGAGGTCGAGTTCAACAAGTTCAAGGCGTTCACCAAGGAGTTTCGTACGCTCGGCATACGCATCTCGCAGCTCAAGAACATGATTGGCCCTCTCAATGAAACGCTCATGATTGCGGCCATCGCCATGGTGCTCTGGTTTGGCGGCCTGCAGGTCTTCAACGGCATGATGACCGCCAATGAACTCCTGCTCTTCGCCTTCACGCTGTACTCGACCATGGGACCAATCAAGCAGCTTGGCGACGCAAACACCGCTATCGAGGCCGGACTGGTGTCAGTCGAACGCCTGTTTGAAGTGCTGGACGCCGAACCAGAGATTGTCAACGGCAACCGATCCATCAGTACCTTCAACGAGGCAATTCGTTTCGAGGATGTCTGTTTCAAATACAACAAGGAGGATCCCAACGCCCCGAACATCCTCGATCACGTCTCCTTCGAAATCAAAAAGGGTGAAATGGTGGCGCTCGTAGGCCAGTCGGGATCGGGCAAATCGACAGCTGTCGATCTACTCATGCGCTTCTATGACGTCGATTCGGGGCGCATCACCATCGATAACATTGACATTCGCGAGTTTGATTACAAACAGTTGAGAAAGATGATCGGTGTGGTCAGCCAGGAGGTGATTCTGTTCAACGACACCATCGAGCAGAATATCGCTTATGGCGTCCATGAAGAGATTGAGCACGACCAGATCGAAAAAGCCGCAAAGCTGGCAAATGCGCACCAGTTCATCATGGAAAAACCGGAACAGTACGATACCATGATCGGGGACCGGGGAATTCAGCTCTCAGGCGGCCAGCGCCAGCGCATTGCCATTGCCCGCGCTATGGTCAAGAATCCAGAACTGCTCATCTTCGACGAGGCCACCAGCGCGCTGGACAACGAGTCGGAAAAGGTGGTGCAGGACGCCATCGACCACGCCATGGAAAACCGCACGGCGCTGGTTGTGGCACATCGTCTCTCAACTATCAAGAATGCCGACAAGATCATCGTCATGGAACGAGGAAAGGTGGTCGAAGCTGGCAACCACGCCGCGCTGCTCGAAAAGAATGGCGTGTACAAAATGCTCTACGACATCCAGTTTACGGGACAGGCTGCCAATCGGCAACAAACAACGTGA
- a CDS encoding glycosyltransferase family 2 protein: protein MSCSFQTNHEGTPFSVSAVMAVYNPKPEFFRQAVLSVLGQTMPVLELVLVNDGGSDEFKSVLPDDDRIRVFTKPNEGVAATRNFAIKQCRGEYIAFLDQDDYWYSDKLAEQMAMISVKGEACMVISPVDIVDNQGVPIIKQNRKKVTNRYFRKIAHPDIRFPLADGNFIYSSTPLIHRRVFECVGLFDSFTQPHDDWDMYLRIALAGISVHCYRERALSVWRMHDSNESQKRMAMMLSKCEVEWKILQGGVPEPVAKIMHSNLALDQIVMDNLWYNEREFARFRETVRRDLPGLMRCAVNSGRHDRYVTGYRKRAASAIIKSARRYLLSLFSRQR from the coding sequence ATGAGCTGCTCTTTTCAAACCAATCATGAAGGGACTCCCTTTTCAGTATCGGCTGTTATGGCGGTGTATAATCCCAAGCCTGAATTCTTCAGACAGGCCGTTTTGTCGGTGCTTGGCCAGACGATGCCTGTGCTTGAACTGGTGTTGGTTAATGACGGTGGCAGTGATGAGTTCAAGAGCGTTTTGCCGGACGATGATCGGATCAGGGTGTTTACAAAGCCGAATGAAGGGGTGGCTGCAACGCGTAATTTTGCCATTAAGCAATGCCGTGGCGAGTACATTGCGTTTCTGGATCAGGATGATTACTGGTATTCTGACAAACTGGCCGAGCAAATGGCTATGATTTCCGTTAAAGGGGAGGCGTGTATGGTGATTTCCCCGGTGGATATTGTCGATAATCAGGGCGTGCCAATCATAAAACAGAATCGTAAAAAAGTCACAAATAGGTATTTTAGGAAAATAGCGCATCCGGATATTCGTTTTCCGCTTGCCGACGGCAATTTCATATACTCTTCAACTCCGCTCATTCATCGCCGGGTTTTTGAATGTGTCGGTCTGTTCGATTCTTTTACCCAGCCGCATGACGACTGGGATATGTATCTCAGGATCGCTTTAGCCGGGATTTCTGTTCATTGTTACCGTGAACGAGCATTGTCGGTCTGGCGTATGCATGATTCCAACGAGTCACAGAAGCGAATGGCCATGATGCTCTCGAAGTGCGAGGTGGAGTGGAAGATTCTGCAGGGGGGCGTGCCAGAGCCTGTCGCGAAGATCATGCACTCCAATCTTGCGCTGGACCAGATCGTGATGGATAACCTGTGGTACAATGAACGGGAGTTCGCCAGGTTCAGGGAGACGGTGCGTCGTGATCTGCCCGGACTGATGAGGTGCGCCGTGAACAGTGGTCGGCACGATCGTTATGTGACAGGCTATCGAAAGCGGGCTGCCAGCGCAATCATAAAGTCTGCTCGTCGTTACCTGCTCTCTCTTTTCAGCCGCCAGCGATAA
- a CDS encoding YrbL family protein — translation MLLAHPDDPDKCIKITYTRNPDVEKQELKYYRRHQRRGISWEMLAKTYGSVENSAGSGVMFSLARDFDGSISRTLDSYLADDRLTPPATVLTELFSNFRSYMLRERIVVRELKPDNIVLQRLTPNQQRLILIDGLGNNQCLPIANYMSTFAKRVILRKWNTFEADLLKKFPDNNTVQRVIAGG, via the coding sequence CTGTTACTTGCACACCCCGATGACCCCGACAAGTGCATCAAGATCACTTATACCCGTAATCCTGATGTCGAAAAGCAGGAGCTGAAGTACTACCGTCGCCACCAGCGACGCGGTATCTCATGGGAAATGCTGGCAAAAACCTACGGTTCTGTAGAAAACAGCGCGGGTTCGGGCGTGATGTTCAGCCTGGCTCGAGACTTCGACGGTTCGATCTCCCGCACGCTCGATAGCTACCTGGCCGACGACCGGCTCACGCCTCCGGCCACGGTTTTGACGGAACTGTTCAGCAACTTCCGGAGCTACATGCTCAGGGAGCGTATTGTCGTCAGGGAGCTGAAGCCCGACAACATCGTCCTGCAACGCCTGACGCCCAACCAGCAGCGCCTCATCCTGATCGACGGACTCGGCAACAACCAGTGCCTGCCCATCGCAAACTACATGAGCACCTTTGCTAAACGGGTCATTCTGAGAAAATGGAACACGTTTGAAGCCGATCTGCTTAAAAAGTTTCCGGACAACAATACCGTACAACGTGTTATCGCTGGCGGCTGA